CGTATCGACCACCTCGATCCGGATGCGCGAGGCCCGCGCATCCGGTTGCGTCACGGTGAGGCGCCAGTGCTCGTCATCGTCGCGCGCGAGAGAAACGGTCGCGGGCGGCGTGAGCTGAGCGGGATGATCGGCGATGTCGGCGATCGCCCAATCACGCGAGCGGTAGATGAGGTCCTCGGAGGGCACGTCGTCGCCGCCTTCTGCCGTCGGGAAGAACGTGAACACGGCCTTGACCCGAACGAAGACCTGCGTCACGAAGGCGAACGCCTCGCTCTGGAGCAGGACGCTCGTTTCAGTCGTCGTCAGGGTCGTGCTGGCCGAGAAATCGGCCGTCGTGCTGTATTCGAGCTCGAAGGCGTACGAGCCCTCCTTGGCGGTCAACTCGGGAATCGTGGGCTTGGTGGACGCCAAATCCACCTTCACCGTCTTGGCGTCGACAAACGTACTCGTGGGCTTCCCCGAGAAGTTCAACTTCTCCGCGAGCCGGGCCTTTGCCAGTTCGAACTCGGTCCGGACCAGCTCCAGTTGCTGAAGGGCCTTCGCCCGCTCGGCGGCAGGGTAATGCGAAACCAGTCGCTTCAGAGCCACGAAGGCCCCTGCCGCGACCGCCAGGCCTGCGGCCGTCGCGAACCACGGCCAGAAATCATCCGGAGCCTTCTTGACGAAGTCATCGGCCCGATCCTTGACGTTGGGCGGGCAGATGCCCCTACAGAGTAGGCGGGTGATGAGCTCCTTGCTGTAGTTCTCGACGGCCATCACGGCAATCAATTCGCTCACCTTGTCGGTCTGGGCCAGCAAGGCCTCCGCAATCTCGACGGCGCTCTCGAGCAACGACTTGCCGATGCTTGCGAACAAGGCCTCGGCCGTGAAGCCATCACCCGACTTGGTCAAGACGACCGGCAATTCCGGCAGCGGTAGGTCCACGAGGGTTTTCCCCACGACGGTGATCGAGTAGGTGCCAGAAACGACCAGATGCAGCGAGCCGGAGGAGACCGGTTCGCCCCCTTCGGCTTGCGCCACGGTGACCGAACAGGAAGTCTTGATGGCCTTGTCGAAGACCAGGTCCACCAATTCCTTGCAGGGTTGATTCTTCGAGGCCTCCCGCAGCTCCTTGGCGAAATCGAGCGCATCCAGCCAATCCCCGATGGCCGGGAAGTTCGTAAGGCGGAAGCCCTTGGCGTCAGAATAACTGAAGGCGATCTGCGGATTCTCGATGCCCAGCAGGGTGCCCTGGTAATGGGCCTCACCGAGATAGTAGCGATCCGCGGGGATGGGGCTTGAGACGTACGCGAACGATGCTTGCAGGAAGTCGACGCCGAAGATCTTCAGGCCCGATTGGATCATATAGACGGTCTGACGGGACTTTCGCCTGTCGAGGGTGATGGTCGGGCCGGGCGTCACGTGCGTCACGCCCTGAGCATCCGTGTAGGAATAGGACGTCAACTCGACGAGTCCGAGATCGAGCGAGCCCGGGAACGTGCCGGTCAGGAGCATCCCGTCACGGTCCGCCGGAAGCTCGGCGTCGACGAGGAAGAGCTTCCCGAAGATCTCGACCTCGGCGCGGAGGTGGTAGCCGGAGACGTAGCGGTGGCCGTCGAGTGTCGCGGCACTGCCGTCCGGCAGGTCGGCGTAGTAGACGGCGCCACGCTTGAAGGTGAGCGGTGAGTAATCGCTCGGCCAGTCGACACCCGAGACGACGGAGTCGAAGAGGTCCAAAATGGACAGATCGGCGATGAGGGTGGCAGCGGCCACCTTGGGGGCGCCGTCGACCACGTAGAGCCGGACATTCAGCTCCATCCCGCCGAACGTGAGCGCTCCCTCGACCTTGAGGTCCAGGCGGTTCGCGTCGTCGACCCGTGCGACCAAGAACACGGAAGCCCGGAGGGTCCCTTTGGAAGCAAAGTGATTCAGCAGACGAGACAAGGCGCCCGAATCGGCAACCTGGAGGTTGGCGTACAGGACCATGCCCCGAGGCACGGGCAAGTCGGGGGCCAGCGTCATTCCCGAGAAAGGCGTGGTAAAGGGGACATCATGGGTGGCCGCGTAGGCGGAGACTGCCTGAACGGTCTGCGTCAGCTCGGCTCCGCTGGCCTCGTAGGAGGCGACCACGGCTCCGGCGCTGGCCAAGGGGATCGTCGCATCCAGCGCCTCTTGCAAAGAGGGCCAGAGGCTTCCGAGCAGTTTGTCCGGACGCAGACCGAGCGAGAACAGGTAACGGCGGCTCGTGCCGGCGGCCGAGGGCCTGAAAAGCAAGGAGCCGGTCCCGAGGTCACCGACGGATCCGAAGAGGGCGAGCACGTCCTCCGTCAGATCGAGGTACATGAAGGCTCCGCCGGCAAACTGAAGCGGCGCCGTTGCTGCAGGGATCAGGGTGTTCCAGGCCGGCTGATCGGCGGAAGCGAACTGGCCAGTGAGGGAGGCCAGCGGATCGGAGACGCCGTCGTCCGGGCTAACCACGGCGGTGATGACGGTGTTCTGGGCGCTACCGAGCCAAAGGCGCGCCTCCGCAGTGACGTAGCCCCCGGCGCTGAGACGACCGTAAAGGCAAGCTTCGTAGATCGCCGTGGCCTGCGCGTCGGCGGGAGCCAGGACGCGAACCCGGCCCCCCAGAAGGCCCAGGCTCAGCGATTGCCCGCCGAGCTGGAACTCCCATTGCGTCGGGTCGGCATAGGTCCAGAGCTCGATGGATTGCTCCGGCCGGACCTCGATGCTCAGGCGGGCGGCCGGCATGGTGTCAGGAAGGTTCAGATCCCTTGGCCAAGCGATGCTCCCCGCAGGGGTGAACTGAGCGAGCAGGTCCGCGTAGGCGAGCGCGCCGCTGCCCAAAGCCAGATCACCGCGATAGAAGCTGCCCTCGGCATCACGCCCATAGGCCAGCCAGAGATCGGCCAGCGCGGGCACCTGCCCGGAAATGGGTTCACCGGCCGCGACGCTCAAGCGCCCGGAGACGATGCCCATCGTCGTGGGTTGGGCATCCGCCCGGTAGGAGACGTTGAGGCGCAGGTCGCGAAGCGCGATGGTCGGCGACTTCAGGACGACCAGTTGACCGCTCGACGCGACGAGGACGTCCAGCGCGCTCAGCTCGAATCCCGACGATGCGGCCGAGCGCGTCAGGGTCGCCGCCACGGTCGAGACCTCGAGGTCGAGGAAGTCGGGGCACCCATCCGGGACATCGGGCGTCGCAAGGCCGAAGAGGCCCAGCACACCGGACAAGGTGAGGCGCTGCGTCTCGGAGAGGCTGCTGATCGAGGCCGTGATCGCGGTCGCGTCGTCGGAAGCGAGGCAATCGATGACGATGACGGCATTCAGGTTGCTACCTTGGATGACCCCCGAGAGCTGGTAGCGCGCCGCGTCCGAATCGCTCGCTGCGCGGTACGCCAGGTTCAGGCGCGTGACCGCCAAGGTCCCCACGGTGAGCGACGCATCCGCCGCCAGCGCCATGGTGAAGGCCCGCAATTTCAGGCTCTCCGTATCGAGCTCGACATTGGAATGGGTGACGGTCATGCCGCCGATCACGGGAAGCAAGGCGTTCGGCACGCGCGCGCCGAGGAGCTCCGCGATCATATCGCTCACGCTCCGATTGCCGAGAGAGCGCAGCGTTCCTCGAAGCGTGCCGGCCTGGCCGTCGTACGCGAGGGTGGCCACGGCGGAGGAGCCCAGGTAGGCCTCGGCCTCGAAGGTGGTGAACGGCTGGAAGGGAATCCCCGGGTAGGCCTTGGGATCGGCGTGGGTGTAAGTGACGGAGACGGCCACCGCGGAGAGCGACAGCGGCCCGACGCTCAGCGTGTCGAGGTTGAAGGCGGCGGTCGCACGGGTGAGGCCGAGCTGGGGTGCTTCCCCAGGTGCCTGGATCCGATAGGCGAGGTCGGCCTCGAACGTATCGAGGGTGGTCGACAGCAGGGCCCCCAGAACCGGCGTGCCGCTCAGATCCGGCAGGCCGAGGACGTCGTGGATGATGCCGCAGACACTCAGTTTCTGGACGTTCACGAAGCGGAATGAGCCCCGCTCGGTCAAGCTCGGAAGCTTGACTGAGCCGAAGACCGCGACGCCGGTTCCCAAAAGCAGCGTGGCGCTCAGCGCGCCCGACCATGCCTCGGCGAAATACCGGGCCGAGAGTTCGACTCCTTGCAAGGCCAGGACGTTCGGGATCACGGTCCAGGTTTCCGGGATGGCGAGGTCCAGGCTCACCTCATTGAAGGCATAGCCAGCGTCGCCGCTCATGAGGCTCAGCCTCGCCTGGCGCAGCGTGACGGCATTCAGCACGTCGGCGAGCAGCGGGAGCGTGCTCCCCAATGTATCCAGGCAAGCGCCGTAGCTCACCGCACTCAGCACCTCGGTCAGCGAGGCGGGGGGAGCGTCGAGGGGCGAGCGTAGCTCGAGGGTGTAGGCGTAGGCATTCGCCTCTTCCGCAGCGGAGAGGGACGGGGTGGCCTGAATCGCCCCGGCGAGCGGCCAGGCGGCGAGATGCGCGATGACCTGCTTGCCGCTCTCCGGAACGGCAAACGTGAAGTCCACCCCGACTCCGACGCGCCGGGCCTCGGGGATCAGGGGATCAAAGACCTCGAACTTGATCGTCGTCGTCGTCGGCGCGGGGAAACCCGCGGGCAGGATCGCCGCCCAGTCGAGCGTGAGCGTCCCGGAGACCGAGGTCAGGTGGTAGGTATGGGTCCCTTCGGTGACCGCTGCGAGCGTAAAGCCAAGGTCGGAGAGGTTCGCCGCCGAGCCGAGCAGCCCCGCCCCCATCGGAATCCCGAGGCCTTCGAGCCCCGAAAGGCCCGGGACCAGGCCCGCCAGGTCGCCCAGCGTGGCGTTGCCGGGCAATTTCAACTGCATGCTCGGCCGGTCGGTAGTCATAGGAATGACCGCCTCAAGCGAGACGCCGTTGAGCGATGCGTTTGCCGTCAACGCCATGGCCAGGGTCGGAAGACGGGCGTCTGTCACGGTCAGGACGAGGTTGGACAAGCTCAGGTCCAAGCCGGCCATCGGCGCGGGAAGCCTCAGCGAACCGGCGTTCAAGGTCAAGTCGGCCTGTAGGACCTCGCGCTGGCCTGTGATCGTGGGGAACGTCCGAATTCTCGAGCGCCCGAGATCCATGGTCCAAGCGGGCAGCTCCGAAGCGCCACTCGTCATCTCGTTCAAGAACGCCGGTAGCTTCAGCAGAGTAGTGGCAGCCTGAAGCCGAGAGCCCAGCATATAAGTAAGCAGATTGCCGACCCGCAAGCCGGTCCATTGGTCCTGAGGGATGCCAATCGAATCCAGGTAGGTCGTCAACGGCGAGAAGCGAGCCGGCTGCGGCAAAGAGGCACGCAAGGGGTCTCGGATCAGCTCGACGATCAAGTCGTCGTGCCAGGCGATCGTCACGCGGGCACCGGAAACGTGCGTGGCCCCTTCGGGCGGAACGAGCGCGAAGGCCGCCTCCGTGACGGTCAAGCCCTGGGCCTCGTACGTCACGCTCGCCCCGTCCAGGTCTACCCGCCAGTCAAGTCCCTGTGGGTCGTCCTGGAGCTGAAGTTGGCGAAGGATCTCGGTCGCATTCTCGGGACCGAGGAGCGCCCGCAGCACGTCTGGCGCCGTCATGGGACCTTCATGGGCGATGCCGGCATCTTCGAAGAACTTCCGAAGCGGGACCGATGCGTTCGCCAATAGGCGCGGCATCGGAGCATTCCGGAGGAGAGGAGCCGCATCGGGCGAAATGCGGTTGACCCGGAAGACGGCGATGTCCGGATTTTGCGGGTCGACGGTCCGGAAGGCGTTGTCCGCATCGGTGGTGACGTAGGTATCGGGATTCAGGCCTTTAAAAGGGTCCCAGACGAGCACGAACTCCGTCTCATCTCTCCACTCGCAAGAGAAGACGAAGCTTTGGTAGGCGACGCTATCCCCCATCGCGTCTGGGGCCTCGCAGGTGACGCGAATCTCCTTGAAGCCTCGGGCACCCAGATCATGGGCCTCGCTGATCGTGAAAGGAGTCGGCCGACTCCGAACGACGGGCAGATTGTTACTCGAAAGCCCCAGGTACAAGGGCTGATCCGATTGCCCCACGACCTGAATCTCGTACTGGTCGGCTGGCACGCCCCGATCGGGGAGCGGCTGGAAATTCCTTTCAAGGCAGCCATGCAGCGCGCCGAGATCCACGGCGACAGCCGGCAGTTCTTCGGTTCTCCCGTAGACATCGATGGCGGCGCTATCCGCCTGGGCAGGGTCGAGCACCATCGATGCAGTGCTCGCGAGGTAGCGGATCTCGAGGTATTGCTCCCAGCCTGCTCCGGCCACCCGCGTCACCGAATCCCGCTTGACGCTCTTGCCGTCCGTCACGAACAAGCGGACCTGCCGCTGCCTCTCCTTGGCTGCGGTCGCGATGGCGGCAATGGTTTCAGGTGAAGGGTGGCCGTAGGAGCCGTTGGCGGAGATGACGTAGGCCTTGGCCTCGAAGCTCATGTAGAATACGGTGAGCTCCTTGAAGACGATCCGCCCCATGAAGAAATCGACCGCGCTCGACTCCATCAGGACTTTGTACCAAGACCCAAGAACGGGCGTCGCATGCCGGGAGAAACGTACCCTCGATACGTAGAAGTGTTCAGACTCCAGCGCCTTTTGCTTGAAGGAGCGGATGAGCGCGATCGAGCGATTGCCGTCCACCGAGGTTTCAATCTGATAATTGTCGTCCTGGACGGCTGCGATGCGCTGTTCCAGATCATCGAGGCGCGTTTTGGCCGCTTGCTTTAGGGCTTTAATCTCATCCTTCAGCTCGACACCCGCCGCCTTCGCCGAACCAATGACGGTTTCGAGGATGGTCTGGGATTCGGTCAAGAGCTTTGAACCCAGATCGTGAAGCGCCACCCCCAGGTCGGGATACCCCAACCGGTCGGCCGCGTTCTCCAGCCCCTCTCCGCCGTGCTGGGCCGAAATCGTCTCCAGCACTTCTCTGCCGAGCGAGCGTACGACGCGCTGCACCTCCAGATCCGTGGGGTCCGCTGCGAACGTCAGGATCAGATTGAGCAAGTAATCGGCCTTGGCCGACTCCGTGAGGGTTGGAGCGATGCTGGTGCGGTATTGGGAGTTCCGCAAGCTCCCGTGGTGCGGCACCTTGAAGATCGAAAGAGGCTCGCCCTGCCAGGCCGCAAGCCTCGACTCGAGGAACGGGACGATCGCGGCCCCGATACTGTCGCCCGTGAAGACCATGCGCGTCGCGTCATGGGCCATGAGAATGCTGTTGAGGTTGTTTCCGGAGGAATCGACGCTCCAGTCCCGCGCCAGACGACGGGGGCCTCCACGCCGATACTCGGAAATCCCTCCCGGACCGTGGAGCGTGTAACCCGACAGGCCGGCATGGGGTGTCGAGGTGAACTGGTGGCCGCTGAGCGCCGCTTCGACGACCGAAGAACCGTCGATGGCCGGAAGCAGGAGGGGGCCGTTGAAAACCAGGTTCTTACGCCAGGTCGGCCTCGCGCTGGGGTCCTCGTTAAGATACGTCTGCAGCAATTCGACGAGGCCGCCGTAATGGTCCTCATCCGGATGGCTGATGATGATCGCGTCCGGGGTAACGTGATCCACGTCGCCCCGGAGTTCGCGGTTGATCCGGGCCACCGCCGAGCAAAGATACCGGTAATACGCGGCGCCACGCGATCCGTGGACATAGCCCATCGGACCGCCGTCCAGCATGATCAGCTTGTCCCCGTCCTGGATGATCATGGCGTCGCCGCGCCCGGCATAAAGAACGTGCAAGTAGGTGGGCAAGTTGCGATCATCAGCAGGCATGAGTCATTCTCCACGGCCAGGGGGATCGAGTTCCCCCGTTAAGTCGAAGCCGCCCCTCATTCGGCAAATGAATGCCAAATCAGAAACATATATTCATTAATTTAAAATAATATTTAAGTACTTAATACGAATGATAGCCTATCAATCAATAGACATATTGCCAATCATAAAAAATTCCAGCCTGGCACTGACGCCACCCGCATGGTGGGGACGCCTCTTCAACCACAGCCTAGACGTTTATGACGGTGCGCCGCCTGGCGCGGCGATGCAAAGGATGATAGCGAGAAAGCCCGGCTCTCCGCTGTAAGAAGCCGGGCCATCTTTCGATCCAGGGAGCAGGCAGCGAGCAAGGGAGGTTAGGGCAGTGCCCAAAGCCGGACCGGTCGGAAGTGGAAAATCCGGGCCTATCGGATCGGCCGAAGCGACCACATCCTGAAGGGCCGCCGGAAACTTGGTCGGGCAAGCGTCATGGAGGTGGAAACCAACCTATGATTCGGGTATTTTAGTATCAACTACTTTATATTTCATATGACGAGGCATCGACTTCCGTGAACACAACCATTCAACGTCCCACTCTCGAAGTCGCCGATGCGCCCATCCTGCCCGATCCGCTGCGAGATCGCCTGTTTTGGCGCGTTTTCTCAAATCTGCCCGTCTTCACGATCCTCTTTGAGGACACCGACGTAGAGGCGCGCTTTTTCCAGGTCGATGAGGCTTCGCGGGTCCTATCCGTCGCGGCCGCCGGCTGTGGCATCGCGAGCCTGCTTGCGAGTCGCCCGCAGCACATCGACGCGGTGGACGGCAATGCGCATCACCTGGCGTTGACCGCGCTGAAGGTCGAAGCTGCCCGGCGCCTGAGTTCCCACGAGGAGTTGTACGAGCTGTTTGGGTACGGCGTTCATTCCAACCCGGACCGCGTGCTCAAAGAGTTGACCGCGTCGCTTCCGGCATGGATTCAAGCCCATTGGGCCCGGCATCGCGCCACCTTCCGCCGGGGCTTGTATCGCGGTAGCCTCTCGACCCGGCTGTTCGGGGGGATGCGGTCCATCGCCGGCCTGGATGATGCCTGGATGAGCCGCGTAATCGCCCTACCGACCGCCGAGCGGGTCGCAGAGGTCGAGCAGGTGTACCAGCGCCTCTTGAAGAACCCCTTCTTCGCCGTCGCTGCTCGCTCGCCCTTGCTGATGCTCGCCACGGGCATCAACTTCCGGCAGCGCGATCGCAACCTGAGCGGCACCGGCACCATGGACATGGCGGCGGTATGCCAGGACACTGGGCGGCGCGTGGCGGCAACCGATGTCGAGACCAACTGGATCTTCTGGCACGTGATGGCGGGGCAGTTCAACCATGCCCACCCCGAGGCGCGGCCGCCTTATCTGCGCCAGGCGAACCATGCCCGCTCCCTCGGAGCGCCTACGACGACCGCCTACCATCATCGGAGCTTTCTGGAGGTCATGGCGGGCGCCGAAGAGCGCATCTGGACCCACTACAACTTCAGCGACGCCATGGATTGGCTCTCCGAAGACCTCCAGCGGCGCACGCTCGCTGAAGTGGTGAGAACGAGCCGTCCCGGGGCTTTGTTCATCAACCGGAGCGTGGAAGACACCTGCATGATCAGCCGACTGGGTCTGGAAGATAGCTTCAAGCGGCTGCCGTTTGAATCGGACGAGGCCACCGCCATGGAGCGCGCCGGGCTCTACCGCCGCGTCGATCTCTACCGGGTGGTGCGGTGATGGCGAGCGAACAGACCGAGCATCGGGCATTCCTCAACCGCTATTACGGCAGCGTCAAGCACGTCTACGACCTGACACGGAAGTACTACCTGTTCGGCCGCGACACGGCCCTGAAGCAACTGCTCGGCGAGCCTTGGGAAGCCCTGCTGGAAATCGGTCCCGGCACGGGCCGAAACCTTGAAATCCTGCACAGGGCTCGCCCGGGGGCGCGATATGGGGGTGTCGAGGCGAGCGACGAGATGCTCGGCTACGCCCAGGCGCGCTGTGCCTGGGCGACCCTTCAGCACGGCTACGCCGAAACCGCGGACCTCGCCGCAGTGCTCGATCGCCGGCCCGACCGGATCCTCTTCTCCTACGCGCTATCGATGGTGCAGGACCCCGAAGCCGCGCTCCGCAACGCACGAAGGGCGCTCGCTCCCGGCGGCGAGGTGATCGTGGTCGACTTTGGCGACTTGGGGAGCCTCTGGGGGCCTTTTCGGTCCCCCTTGCGAGCTTTCTTGAAGGCCTTCCACGTCGAACCACTGGATGAGGCCGTGCTCGCGCCGCACGAGCCGCGCATGGCGTGGGGCCCCGGCCACTATTACGTCATCGCAAGGTTGCCAGCCGGGTCGTGAACCCGTAGCCAGTCCAGCACATGGGGGAAGATCTCTTCCGGTGCGCGGGGGCCGAAGAGCAGGTCCGTATGCCCGTAATCGGCCGAAAATCCGTTGGCGCGTAGGCACTCGATCCACCGAACATTCGCCGGGCGCGATCGCTCCATCACCAAGCGAGCCCGACGCGCGAACTCGCTATCACCCGTCATCACCAGCAGCGGCACCTCGGTCGTGGCCAAGCCCGCCAGGTAATCGGTCGCGCCGTTTCGCGATCGCAGGCCATCCTCGCGTATCCAGTCCCGGAACTGTAGGACGAGCGGCGTCGGCACGTCGTCC
This genomic window from bacterium contains:
- a CDS encoding class I SAM-dependent methyltransferase, encoding MASEQTEHRAFLNRYYGSVKHVYDLTRKYYLFGRDTALKQLLGEPWEALLEIGPGTGRNLEILHRARPGARYGGVEASDEMLGYAQARCAWATLQHGYAETADLAAVLDRRPDRILFSYALSMVQDPEAALRNARRALAPGGEVIVVDFGDLGSLWGPFRSPLRAFLKAFHVEPLDEAVLAPHEPRMAWGPGHYYVIARLPAGS
- a CDS encoding DUF3419 family protein, translated to MNTTIQRPTLEVADAPILPDPLRDRLFWRVFSNLPVFTILFEDTDVEARFFQVDEASRVLSVAAAGCGIASLLASRPQHIDAVDGNAHHLALTALKVEAARRLSSHEELYELFGYGVHSNPDRVLKELTASLPAWIQAHWARHRATFRRGLYRGSLSTRLFGGMRSIAGLDDAWMSRVIALPTAERVAEVEQVYQRLLKNPFFAVAARSPLLMLATGINFRQRDRNLSGTGTMDMAAVCQDTGRRVAATDVETNWIFWHVMAGQFNHAHPEARPPYLRQANHARSLGAPTTTAYHHRSFLEVMAGAEERIWTHYNFSDAMDWLSEDLQRRTLAEVVRTSRPGALFINRSVEDTCMISRLGLEDSFKRLPFESDEATAMERAGLYRRVDLYRVVR